The genomic stretch GAAGCGATCTCTCCTGGGATGAATCGGTACGTCTTGACCTGTACTACGTCGAAAACTGGTCTATGACAACCGACTTTATTATCCTGCTGCGCACGGTACGAGCAGTCTTCGCCAAGGAAGGCGCCTACTAATTTTCGTGCCCGACTATGCCAAGGTCGGTATAGTCCAATACAGCGGTGGGGCGTGACATCATGTCACGCCCCACCATACTATGTGTCTCGTTCAGGTTTTAATCGTCGAGAACGGCTTTCTCATCAAGAAGTCCCGCAATCGCCTGCGGTAAATACGCGGCCACTCGGCTGGGAGGAACCGGCCCTTTGCGTCCCTCCAACGATGCCAGCGCCGCACGATTATGCAGGTAAACCGCCAGTGCCGCAAGACTTGCATACGTGCATCCCTCGACCTGCTCATGATGTTCCTGCGCAGCCGCCATATATTGTGCCAAGAGAGCACCCAGAATACCGGTGAGGGTATCGCCGCTTCCGGCGGTAGCAAGCCACCCGGTAGCCCCGTGCACGCTATAGGTGGCACCCACGGGGGCGGCGATAAGCGTCGTCGAGCCCTTAAGCATCACGGTTGCACCGCTGAGCTCGCATGCGGCACGAACCCACCGGAACGGCTCGGCGTTAATATCTTCCCGGCTGGGCACGAGAGCACCGTCGAGCATTTCTTCCCAACGCTGCGGCGAATGCTCATGAATGCGCCGCAGAAAACGTTCCAATTCTCCCGCATGCGGAGTCAGAATTTTATGTTCGCCTAGGCTGTGACCCGCCATTAAATAATCTGCGGCAAGGTCTACTGCACCAGCATCCAGAATTGCAGGTTCAGGGGCATTGAGCAGGTACCTGTTATGGTCCAGGGTTTCGGGACCGGTACCGCTGCCGCCAGCCCAGGCGTGCACATGCTCATGGGCGGGAGGCCCTGTAAAACACACCGTTTCCGGGTTTTGCCCAAGCATGAGAGTGCGCAGGGTATCGTCTTTCCCATTGAAACGCACCATCCCCACCCCGGTATTGAGGGCAGCACGCACACTCATCAGGGCAGCACCGGGATAATCGCGACTTCCCGTGAGCATACCAAGCACACCGCGATTGTACTTATGTGAGAATACCGAAGGCTTTTCGAGCAGATCCCGATAGTCCTCACGTTCCATAACGCGCAGCATCGGCTTATACCCCTTGAGAGCTTCGGGAACCCCTAAATCGTAGAGTTTAATAGTTCCGCAGTGCTCCGCAATATGGGTTCCTGCCGGTAGCTTACGCCCAATAAACGTGACCGTTCGCGCAGCCGCGAGTGAGGGTTCGTGCAGGGTGCCGCGTTCACTATCGAGCCCGGTCGGGGCATCACAGGCGAGCACTGGGGGTAATTTACCGTCTATCTGCACGGCACGGAGTTTAGCCAGGTACTCCCCCGCTTCCCCACGTGCTGCTCCCTTCGCGCCGGTTCCCAAAATACCGTCAATAATCAGGGAGTAGGAGGCAATATCGCGCAGACTTTGGGCGGTGTCAAGCACGCGGGTTCCTTCACCGCTTTCGCGGGCGAGCAGCTCCAGGTTATTACCGGTTGGGTCGAAGAGAACGGCCTCAATGCGGTACCCCTGCTGATGCAGCCGGGTGCCTGCATACACTGTATCCGCACCGTTATTCCCCGGCCCAACCAATAAGAGGATGCGCGTGTACTGGCTGTGCTGCCCCGCATCAGCGAGCATATCGTGAGCTTCGGCGGCGAGCGCATCCGCCGCGCGCTGCATCAAATACCCGTCGTAGTCCGGTGCCTCAAGGTAAGGACGTTCAGCGTTGCGAATTTGTGTACCCGTGTAGACGAGCTTCATAACTCCTCCTGATCAAATGCTCGCGTCGATGCGGCAGGGGCTAGTCGGTGGGGTCTTCGGCGAGAACCGTCATACTGTAGCTTTCAGGATCGAACCTTTTCAGATGGGCAAGCTCTGTAGCGCTCAGATATTCCGCCGTGGCGATGGCAACGGCTACGGGTTCATCATGGGTTAGGCTCAGGTGCAGACGATTGATGCCGAGGGTACGGGCACGTTCGGCGATCGTTCCCGTAAGAATCAGGTATGGCTGCCCACTCTCGCTGCTGGCGACTTCGCAATCTTGCCAGTTGAGCCCATCGGGTGCCCCTAAGACTTTGGCGACCGCTTCTTTGGCGGCAAAACGTACGGCTTGAGAACGGATATTACGAGTGCGCTCATTCGGTGTGAATACCCTGCGCACAAAAGCGGGTGTTTCGGTGACGATTCGTTCAAAGCGCTCAATGTTGACGGTATCTACGCCGATTCCGATAATCATTTTTCGCCTTTCCTGCCAAAATGCGAGTTTTGTTTTAAGTTTAGCGAGGTTGGTACAGGGAAGACAGCACAGCGAACAATGTTAACGCATCATGAAACTTCCTCGGTCTCGCACTGTGGTGCGGGTTAACGAGGCGTGGGCGGTGCCGTCCCCTGAAGGGTAACGACACCGCCCACGCGAACGCATATGCGGGATGAGGATTACTCCACGGTCACCGACTTGGCGAGGTTACGAGGCTGGTCAACGTCCAGTCCTTTCGCCTCAGCAAGTGCACACGCGAAAATCTGCAGCGGCACGGTGGCAAGCAAAGGCTGCAGCAGAGAAGGCGCGGCAGGAACGGTGATCAGACGATCCGCATACTCCTTGACAGCCTCATCGCCCTCTTCGGCAATGACGATGGTGAAGGCGCCGCGAGCGCGCACCTCCTGAATATTGGAAACAACCTTGCCGTGCAGGGATTCACGCCCGTGTGCGGAGGGCACAATGATGATAACGGGCTGGCCCTCTTCGATCAGGGCGATAGGACCGTGTTTCAGCTCGCCAGCGGCAAAACCTTCGGCGTGGATGTAGCTGATCTCTTTGAGTTTAAGCGCGCCTTCAAGGGCAACAGGGAACCCAACGTGGCGCCCTAGGAAGATCACCGAAGAGGTATCTTTCATCTCGGCGCCAAGTTCTTTCACGAGGGTATCGTTGTCGATAACCTTCTGGATCTTGGCGGGCATTTTCTGCAGCTCACCGAGGATGGCAGAGATTTCATCCTTGTACTTGTTGCCGCGAAGCTGCGCAAGATACAGACCCAGCAGATATGCTGCAGTAATCTGCGCCAGAAACGCCTTGGTCGATGCGACCGCAATCTCGGGTCCAGCATGGGTGTACAGCGCCGCGTCGGATTCACGCGGCAGGGTTGAACCGTGGGTGTTGCAGATGGATATGACCTTAGCGCCCTGCTCGCGGGCGTGACGCACCGCCATGAGGGTATCCATGGTTTCGCCGGACTGCGAGAGAGCCACAATCAGGGTCTTCTCGTTCACGATTGGGTCGCGGTATCGGAACTCATGGGCAAGCTCGACTTCGGTGGGGATACGGCACCAGTGCTCGATAGCGTAGCGCGCAACCTGACCCGCGTACGCTGCGGTACCGCAGGCCACCACGATGATCTTATCGATCGAGCGCAGCACGGAATCATCAATATTAAGCTCGTCCAGAACGAGGTTACCTTTTTCATCCATGCGTCCCATGAGGGTCTGCTCAACGGCGGTGGGCTGCTCGTGGATTTCCTTCTCCATGAACGAGTTGTAGCCGCCCTTTTCCGCCGCTGCGGCATCCCATTCGATGTGGAAGGGCTTGCCTTCGGCGGGGTTGCCCGCAAAATCAATAATGGAATAGTCAGTACCGGTGATGGTGACAATCTGGTCCTGCCCCATCTCTACGGCTTCTTTGGTGTGGTCGATAAACGCCGAAACGTCAGATCCTAAGAAATTCTCGTTCTCTCCCAGTCCAATCACCAGAGGAGAGTTGCGGCGGGTTGCCACCACACGGTCGGGGTGGTCTGCGTGAACCGCAAGAATCGTGAAAGCACCTTCCATACGGTTTGATGCTTCACGCACAGCCTCGGTCAGGTCTTTAGTACCCAGTTTGTTATAGATACTTGCGATAAGTGCCGCAGCTACCTCGGTATCGGTCTGAGACTGAAATTCCACCCCTTCGGCAAGCAGTTCGGCGCGTAGCTCGGCGAAGTTCTCAATAATACCGTTGTGCACAACCGCTAGACGACCGTGATCGACCACGTGCGGATGCGCGTTATTATCGGTGGGGCCACCGTGGGTAGCCCAACGGGTATGGCCAATACCAATCTGTGATTCGGTGAGCGGCGCATCCTCGACCTCATGTTCTAGGTTGATAAGTTTGCCCGCCTTCTTGCGGAATTCGATGCCGTCAGGGCATACGAGCGCAACACCGGCCGAGTCATAGCCGCGGTACTCCTGGCGGCGCAGACCTTCAATGACCACTTTGTATGCATCGTGGTCGAATTTATTACCGTCCGGAGCTGCGTCCAGACCTACATATCCTACAATTCCACACATAGCTCAAGTTTATCTTATTCACGCCCCAGGGCAGCTAACCCGGCGCCCTTTACACCTGTGGGCAGAATAACCCCTAGTCAAAAGGCATTTCTTTCAAGGTATAGCCCCAGCCTTTGTGCATTCTTAACCTAAAGGATGCCACGTCTTGTTCGCATCTGACGCGCAAAATTCGTACACTTAGGGGAATGAGCTCCTCAAATTTTTCTGCCGCCAGCTCGCGTTTTGTCGAGCTGGAGCGCTCACGATGGTCGCGGCTAGCGACCGAAATTTCGGTACCCCTCAGCGAAGAGGAACTCGATGCGCTCCGCGGCTTAGGAGAACCGGTAGACTTCGATGAGGTACGTCAGATCTATTTGCCGATCTCCCGACTTTTGAATCTGTACGTCAATGCGGCATCCTCACTCAACCACATGACGAATGACTTCCTTCAGGCATCCCACCGACGAGTTCCCTTTATTATCGGTGTAGCCGGGTCCGTAGCGGTCGGCAAATCGACGACGGCACGCCTGCTGCAGGCACTCCTGAGGCGCTGGCCCTCAACCCCGAAGGTTCAGCTCGTCACCACCGACGGTTTTCTGTACCCAAATGCTGAGTTACAACGCCGCGGCATTATGCACCGCAAAGGCTTTCCCGAATCATACGACAGGCGGGCACTGCTGCAATTTGTCTCCGATATAAAATCGGGGGTCCCTGTGGTCAGAGCCCCCAAATACTCGCATCTGTACTATGACATTCTTCCCGATGAACAGATTGAGGTCACGACTCCTGATGTGCTGATTCTTGAGGGACTTAATGTACTCGCTCCTGCTGGCACTGAAGGCCCCGAAACCTCAGACCTGACGCTCAGTGACTTTTTTGATTTCTCCATCTACGTCGATGCAAATACCAAAGATATTCAGCGATGGTACGTTAACCGGTTCCTCACCCTGCGCTCCTCCGCGTTTACGAACCCGGATTCTTACTTTAAGCGCTATGCTGAGTTAAGCGATGACCAAGCGATTGAGCTTGCCACCGGTATCTGGAAAACCGTCAACGAGCCTAACCTCGTACAGAACGTTCTTCCTACTCGCGCTCGCGCGCACCTGATCTTGCAGAAAGGTTCCGACCATAAGGTGGCGCAGGTTCTCTTGCGCAAAAATTAGCGCATTGCCGTTGACATATTCCAGAATAAAGACCAGTTTCCCAAGGAGGTTCCCGATGGGTACATCAGTTTTTTCACGCCGAGCGCTGCTGACTGCAGCATCTGGGTCTTGGGTCTTGTCTGCATGCGGCTCTCAGGAACCTCAGACTAGCGGGAATACATCAGCTACTGCTTCCACTACACCAAGCGCGACAGGCACGACTTCTCCGGCAAGTGTGTCATCTTCACCTACCGCCACCCCGAAGGTTACGAAGAGTTCCACCCCATCGAACCCTACGATAAAACCTAGTGCGTCCCCGACGGCAAACGAGAAAACCCCAGAGACGAAACCGTCTGAAAAAGCTAACCCAGAGGCCACGGTCTCAGAGTCTTCACATCCCAAAGACCAGAAGTCGCAACCAGAAGGCGGCACTACAGAAGAACCTTCCGCGCCCGAGAGCAAAAAACCTGCTGAGCACACATCGGTCGAGTCGCATCCGGAATCGTTACGGTGCATCGTCAATAAAACTCGCCCATTCTCACCGCAAGATTGGGCCCCGCAGGATTTGGTGCCGTTTTATGGACAGCAGTTACGTGCTGAGGCGGCTGCGGCGGCACAGTCCATGATGGATGCGGCAGCACGGGATGGGGTAACCCTCACGGTCAGCAGTGCTTATCGTTCCTTCGCGGCGCAGAAACAGACCTACCAGCATTGGGTTCAGGTTAATGGGCAGAAGACCGCAGATACACTTTCTGCACGGCCCGGATATTCGGAACATCAGACCGGACTGGCTATCGATTTCGGTTCCCCCGAAGGATGCCTGCTGCAAGAATGCTATCAAGATACTCGTGCGGGTCAATGGTTGGCGAAAAACGCCCCCGACTTCGGGTTTATCCTGCGTTTCCCAAAGAACCAGCAGCATGTGACGGGCTATATCTTTGAACCCTGGCATTACCGTTATTTAGGTGTTGGTCTGACTCAGGAGTATTCGGCGTCCGGCGCAAAGACTCTGGAAGAGTTTTTTGGCACCGGTGCGGCACCAGATTATCTTGGGTAGACTCAGCTACCTCTCATAGGTTTATCAACAGCTTACACCCCTAACTAGTCTTTAGACGGGGTTCTAACCCACAGAAACAAATATCTAAAATCAACCTTTACAGATTGATATATGATGCACTAGTGAAGAAAATCACTTTATTTGGAGCGGTTTTTGTTGGTTTTTCCTGAAAATTTGCTGGGAAACACGATACCCTAGGTACATGCTTAAAGGTTTTAAAGATTTCTTGATTCGTGGCAACGTTATCGACCTTGCAGTCGGTATTATCATGGGTACTGCGTTCACCGCAGTTGTGACTGCGCTGGTTCAGTCGGTGCTCATGCCCGCAATTTCCATGCTCGTCCAGTCTCCGAACTTTGATTCTTTCCTCGTCATCGGTCAGATTAAGATCGGTGTCTTCCTGACCGCTGTCGTAAACTTCCTGCTCATTGCGGCTGCTGTGTACTTCGCTGTGGTTCTTCCGGTTCAGAAGCTCAATGAAAGGGCTACCCGCAACAAGGGTGAAGAAGAGGAAGAAGAAACCGAGCTTACCCTTCTCAAGGAAATCCGCGATTCCCTCGCTAAGAAGTAATCTACGGATCACTCCGATTCAAACATACTAGTCATTCAACAAAAGCCGTGGGGCGCATCCGAATTTGGATGCGCCCCACGGTATTTTTCAGCTCGAATAAATCTGCCGATATGAGCTAAACCTGCGCTATAAACAAAATGCGTATCGTCGGCGAAATATTTCTATTTCGCCGACGATACGCATCAATTTTCTAGAAAGCTTGTAAGACTAGAGAGCCAGTTCTTTCGCCACCACATCCGCAAGGTGCTGAGCAACAGAATCGGCCTGCTCCTGCGTAGCGGCCTCAACCATAACGCGCACCAGCGGTTCGGTTCCAGAAGCACGCAGAAGAACACGCCCGCTCTCCCCCAGCCCCTTCTCAGCATCGGCCACAGCAGCATTCAGCGCAGCATTGGTTGAAACGCCGGCACGATCTACGCCCTTCACGTTAATCAAACGCTGCGGGGTGGGCTGCATCCGTGAGGCCAGCACAGAAAGTTTCTCCCCGCTACGCGCCACCTCAGCGGCAAGCTGAATCCCGGTGAGCACACCGTCGCCCGTGGTCGCATAGTCACTCATAATCACATGCCCGGACTGCTCACCGCCTAGGTTATACCCGTGCTCACGCATCTCTTCGAGTACGTAACGATCTCCCACGGCGGTGCGCACCAGCGAAATACCGTGCTCACGCAGATAGAGTTCAAGCCCTAGGCTGCTCATCACGGTTGCCACCAGAGTGTTCTGGCTCAGGTGCCCAGCACGATGCGCCGCCAAGGCAAGAATAGCCATAATCTGATCGCCGTCTACCAGGTTCCCCTGCTCATCAACTGCCTGACATCGGTCGGAGTCACCATCAT from Rothia dentocariosa ATCC 17931 encodes the following:
- the mscL gene encoding large conductance mechanosensitive channel protein MscL, with the translated sequence MLKGFKDFLIRGNVIDLAVGIIMGTAFTAVVTALVQSVLMPAISMLVQSPNFDSFLVIGQIKIGVFLTAVVNFLLIAAAVYFAVVLPVQKLNERATRNKGEEEEEETELTLLKEIRDSLAKK
- a CDS encoding holo-ACP synthase; amino-acid sequence: MIIGIGVDTVNIERFERIVTETPAFVRRVFTPNERTRNIRSQAVRFAAKEAVAKVLGAPDGLNWQDCEVASSESGQPYLILTGTIAERARTLGINRLHLSLTHDEPVAVAIATAEYLSATELAHLKRFDPESYSMTVLAEDPTD
- a CDS encoding M15 family metallopeptidase, producing MGTSVFSRRALLTAASGSWVLSACGSQEPQTSGNTSATASTTPSATGTTSPASVSSSPTATPKVTKSSTPSNPTIKPSASPTANEKTPETKPSEKANPEATVSESSHPKDQKSQPEGGTTEEPSAPESKKPAEHTSVESHPESLRCIVNKTRPFSPQDWAPQDLVPFYGQQLRAEAAAAAQSMMDAAARDGVTLTVSSAYRSFAAQKQTYQHWVQVNGQKTADTLSARPGYSEHQTGLAIDFGSPEGCLLQECYQDTRAGQWLAKNAPDFGFILRFPKNQQHVTGYIFEPWHYRYLGVGLTQEYSASGAKTLEEFFGTGAAPDYLG
- the coaA gene encoding type I pantothenate kinase, producing MSSSNFSAASSRFVELERSRWSRLATEISVPLSEEELDALRGLGEPVDFDEVRQIYLPISRLLNLYVNAASSLNHMTNDFLQASHRRVPFIIGVAGSVAVGKSTTARLLQALLRRWPSTPKVQLVTTDGFLYPNAELQRRGIMHRKGFPESYDRRALLQFVSDIKSGVPVVRAPKYSHLYYDILPDEQIEVTTPDVLILEGLNVLAPAGTEGPETSDLTLSDFFDFSIYVDANTKDIQRWYVNRFLTLRSSAFTNPDSYFKRYAELSDDQAIELATGIWKTVNEPNLVQNVLPTRARAHLILQKGSDHKVAQVLLRKN
- the glmS gene encoding glutamine--fructose-6-phosphate transaminase (isomerizing), with the protein product MCGIVGYVGLDAAPDGNKFDHDAYKVVIEGLRRQEYRGYDSAGVALVCPDGIEFRKKAGKLINLEHEVEDAPLTESQIGIGHTRWATHGGPTDNNAHPHVVDHGRLAVVHNGIIENFAELRAELLAEGVEFQSQTDTEVAAALIASIYNKLGTKDLTEAVREASNRMEGAFTILAVHADHPDRVVATRRNSPLVIGLGENENFLGSDVSAFIDHTKEAVEMGQDQIVTITGTDYSIIDFAGNPAEGKPFHIEWDAAAAEKGGYNSFMEKEIHEQPTAVEQTLMGRMDEKGNLVLDELNIDDSVLRSIDKIIVVACGTAAYAGQVARYAIEHWCRIPTEVELAHEFRYRDPIVNEKTLIVALSQSGETMDTLMAVRHAREQGAKVISICNTHGSTLPRESDAALYTHAGPEIAVASTKAFLAQITAAYLLGLYLAQLRGNKYKDEISAILGELQKMPAKIQKVIDNDTLVKELGAEMKDTSSVIFLGRHVGFPVALEGALKLKEISYIHAEGFAAGELKHGPIALIEEGQPVIIIVPSAHGRESLHGKVVSNIQEVRARGAFTIVIAEEGDEAVKEYADRLITVPAAPSLLQPLLATVPLQIFACALAEAKGLDVDQPRNLAKSVTVE
- a CDS encoding bifunctional ADP-dependent NAD(P)H-hydrate dehydratase/NAD(P)H-hydrate epimerase translates to MKLVYTGTQIRNAERPYLEAPDYDGYLMQRAADALAAEAHDMLADAGQHSQYTRILLLVGPGNNGADTVYAGTRLHQQGYRIEAVLFDPTGNNLELLARESGEGTRVLDTAQSLRDIASYSLIIDGILGTGAKGAARGEAGEYLAKLRAVQIDGKLPPVLACDAPTGLDSERGTLHEPSLAAARTVTFIGRKLPAGTHIAEHCGTIKLYDLGVPEALKGYKPMLRVMEREDYRDLLEKPSVFSHKYNRGVLGMLTGSRDYPGAALMSVRAALNTGVGMVRFNGKDDTLRTLMLGQNPETVCFTGPPAHEHVHAWAGGSGTGPETLDHNRYLLNAPEPAILDAGAVDLAADYLMAGHSLGEHKILTPHAGELERFLRRIHEHSPQRWEEMLDGALVPSREDINAEPFRWVRAACELSGATVMLKGSTTLIAAPVGATYSVHGATGWLATAGSGDTLTGILGALLAQYMAAAQEHHEQVEGCTYASLAALAVYLHNRAALASLEGRKGPVPPSRVAAYLPQAIAGLLDEKAVLDD